A window of Metopolophium dirhodum isolate CAU chromosome 6, ASM1992520v1, whole genome shotgun sequence genomic DNA:
TttcaacaaacaaataattgtaatatattataatataaacacgattataaataataatacacgggCCTTCTGGccgaataaatataataacaatttggaGCTACAGCTATTTGagctgtaataaaaattataataatatacagcccTTTTGGCTCAACagccatataattataataataatatgcagccCTTCTGGCTCAACATCTATATAGTAatactactactaataatatatactaaaaaaaactcACAAATATGCCGGTGCTCGGCTGACCAGCTGCTACCTATCCTATatgtttaagaataataataacacacgacacacacattaacaaaatttaaatgataataataacactggCGATTAGCCCCTTgcaaatagaatataaaatagcTCCGGCGATTAGCacttgacaaaaataatataaaataacactgGCGGTTCGCGAatgacaatgataataataacgctGGCGATTCGTGTCTGACAATGACATCAATTAATAACACTGGCGATGCCTgcctaacaatattataatacaattttacggCGATTCGCGCACGTAAGGCTCACTCATTCCGCGTAGGCACTTCGGAACAGAGCTACCGCACCCCGGTGGCATATTATGCTGCGTCGCGacctaatctatatattattataaaatgacttaaaacaaattaatagctATCATGACCGTGTGTGTGGTGGTCAGTGGTATggtgatattataatttccgATAGCGACGgtgacaatattaattaataataatactgttaacAATGAAACTCTTGTAACACGTGGCCTAAAtaagataatatgataaaaacaaataattatagtaataatgtgACAACAACTatcataggtattaggtaaatattgaattaataaccATATATAGCTTAACTTAAGGTGACTAGATGAGAGATTTATGCTAATATTCTTTTCAATAATGTGTCACATTGAATAACTGAATGAAATCGTTTCATAAAATGCTATCGAATCCCATTCTTCTAATGACACAACTCAAAATTCTACCAATattcgaaataattttttttgaagaacTAATCGATAAAAGTTTTATCATAAAACGACCAATGTTAAATTCCTAATGTATTTTGTCTAATATGTAGTTAAGTTGTTCAACActtttaggtaatattatttttaatcaagtcCGACTTAACTATAAAAAGCTGTTACATCAGTTTGCAGTTTGTACCATTGATAGCTGGGGGAAACTTGGATAGGTTAGATTCTtaacacttatatattatttgctgCAGAATGATTAAGATTacattgattaattaaaataaataactttccaacacttaattatatattatttcaaaaagtatgtacaaaactaaaaataataaataacacatattatggttttcaaacataatatattatggtaggtattaaaaatgttactaaatattaaattataatagtatctcaaatgcaatatattgttattgaacATATTTAGACCTAACATCATATacactacacatattatacagtgttaaaaatgtaatgtatggaatattatattgagtagACAACATGTTAAAATCCTATATTTCTTAGTAGATTACGTGAAAGAGgtaaacagtataataaaattgtgaaatcGTGGGTAGAACAGATACTAAATGACAGACTAGCTTTTATCTTTTTTGCCTGCATATTACCAACACTATGCATTAATTTGTGTTTGTACTTAGTATAAGAgaaataattaggtaaatacAATCAATctaaatggaaaaataaatgatagaaaAGGCTTCTACAAAATGTACAATAGCTGATTTCATATATCATGAAATTCTCccacaaacattttatttctatgtgatataaatataatttaatatccaaGTTAATACAATGACAAATATGTCTTTAATTCCAAGaggtatgattaaaaaatgcctcaatatgataatataaagcTTCTTCAgacatagttaaaaatattatatgataaatacatagataataaagaatgGATAGGTCATGTTCCCTTGTCACACGTTCCCGAACACACTAACCTAAAGTGCTTCCTTATATTTATTccatgaatacatttttacttccaGTTTTGATTCTAGTATtccacttatttttaaaaactggaattatcaaaactataataatttataactataataatataatattaaatttataattattagtcaaaattaaataaacaatgtttCTAtgcaatgtacatattataaaaatatcaaaataaaaaaatcttaataacaatataatattataataatcaaataaaggCAATTGcaatgttaaattgttaataataagaaaatgttataataacaacataatatgtaatattgtaataatatcataataaaaaataatataataataatacttattataataatcaaatagaggcaattgtaatgttaaattattaataataagaaaaagttataataacaacataatataataatgaaaaaatattataataatacctactttacTAAGGGTTTTTGCAGCCAATCtaacattcataattttattatgaaaattgatatgttgttttttaagtttaattccTAGGCGTAGCCCTTCTTTTTGTTCAAGTTCATAAAGTTTCTTAACGTATTCCCAATTTATTTCTTCCCCTTTATAATTcttactaataataatgttattccaagcattttatattaattttaacatatgcGCAGggtcataaaaacaaaacaatttatcgTGTGTATCATTAAGTATATATGGTCTTGGATTTTCTATATTAAAACTTACTCCTAATTCTGTGCACattgttaaattaacttttgcaACATCAAAATTAACTGAGCATAATGTCACACCAGTTTCACATAAGAGTTGAATAGCCTTCTTTACCAAATTTGCCCGTTCCTTACCATTTAATCCATCAATCAAGAAATAAACAATGGGCATTTTCCAGTATAACCTAACCGACTACAAATAATACCAAAGCATTTTTAGCTTCAGGTATATTGTCATTGTCATATGAATATTCAGCGCCCATACTAATATAACCATGTATCTTACGTTGACTATCCATTTCTATGTGTCGTAGAATACATATCTTATAAATTACAAGattacaacaaatataatagtcTTTAGCCATCTTAGAaattgattcaaaatattcCACAATAAATTCTGGATTTCCATTCACTACCATATACCATCTACGCAATGTCCAAGGATTAGGAAGTAGattattaaaagtttttctAACATATAAATAAGCTTTTggtgagtaatattgtaatgtaacaGAGAACTGTTTTAGTTCTTTTGAATAACATTGTTTACTCCCAGATAATCCATTTTTAACTAACCTCTCTAAGATATCAGAACCTAAtgcctaaaataaataaaacaaattatatgccAATTAAATAtggtttgaatataataattattatttatttattcacaaaattactattctaataataattaccagtAATTACatggtaataaataacaattataataatatatataatattaacaattaatttattagtgagaatcaataaaataaaattttaaggtcaatttaacattataaacataatatttggttagggtttttgttttttttgattcCAATCAAccattaattatagtattatcgaATTACAGAGCTAGGCACTAACTAGTTAGGAACTTAAGTAGttgattttaattcaaaataactaTCTTACTTCTAACAAACTAAAGTAGACATTTCCGGaactataataaaacaaaaaaaagtatatatatacaaatattcaataactatttagatgtttaaatttaagatttgttatatttttaataattagttgtaatgttaaagtaacttaactttaactagttgaaaaaaatgaatagcTTGCCCAGCTTTGACTAATCATCGCATTAGGATGCCCggtgaaattttgaaaattagcaCCGGATATCTTAAGTGTAATtgaatttaataggtaccttaaAATTATCAGCAGCAATTTCGGAAATTAGACTTGTTTTTAACACATTAAGTaatctattaaattaatgtacttTTTGTTGGAGCCTTTTGTTTTTCTagttcaacaatttatttttgcattatAAACTTGATATTGTAgatttgataacatttaaatgtttcTTCGCCCTTTTTGGAGTTAAATCTCAATAGAATGGTCATCAACACGTGTactattcaaacatttttttttttttttttggttggtgTTGCAATCACAGAGCAATCAGAAAAactggaaaaatataaaataatatgataagaattcaaattttaaataataaataataaattttgtttacctTTTGTTGAAAGAAGTGTCCAAAAAACTTAAGTTATGTTCTTCtggattttcattattttcaatgcTTTCTTCTACATTTGTGGTACCAGGTGTACAAATCCGGACCCCATACCACTGGCCCATTATaatgatgttaaatttttttttatgggctTATTATAAACAGAGATTATAAATGTAATCCACAGTTATTGTTGGCAACATCAAGTCTCTACGCCACTGTTGACCTTAATAATAATGCaggtttatactatataatatattacctatattgtagtATTAACCTATTCAAATATTACCTGTTAATAAgacattaaataggtaggtaaatatctaataatacagcttaaaattatattttaaataaaataactaattattttactttaaaacttaataacaatattattgaacgaTCGTTAGAAACATAAAaagtataacttttatttaaaactattatatacattttacagttttaatatattttagtatattataataaataacataaaattaaatttccatCATACAATTTAgagaaaataattcaaatgtataaaataataaatgtaggcataataataaaataaaataaagtagttaggtacacaaaaattaatatttacaaaaataatatagacttTAACTGATGGTACCAagcatacctactataattgaatattacaaaaaaaaacttctgaCTATTGTATAAACAAAAGCAAACAAAAACTTATACGGATTGAAACAGCAATTATGTAGAATGCAGTAATACTAAGACAATCGACTTATGGTCACTTATTGTAAATGAAAAACACTTATATTCTATAGAGTCTACATCAATTGGAATTAAAGGAGGCTTTGGAATAATTtaatgagtataaaatatttttataatatctgacGAAATGTGATTTTGAAATACTGTAGATGTATTATACTTCATTACATCAATTTTAATCTttccatttaaaaatttaattattttgataatttttacaataccaTAATCTTTAGtgcaaattaaattatcttttgaACTACTcacatttatagtaaaattttctaaaataatttctttataaaatgtttcattaattgatttatttactgAAGGATCATAATCTATTTCAGTTTTGAGGataggatatttttttatggtacaTGTTGACGTAGTATTGATTTGTTCTATTATCCTGAAGAGGATATCTAGCATTTTTGCAACTTTTTTAACaaactgtaaataattttcGTACTTGAATGCAGAAAAAGCATTCAAGTTTCTATGCAGTACCATAAAATCACAAATATGAATAAGGCCATATACATTGTAACCTACATATTCTTTACCGTAGAGTACAGAATATTCAGTTacaaattttcttaaaaacattttagcaAAATTATTGTAAGTATATGCAGTTTTAAAGGAAATTAACAATCTTATGGCACAAATTAAAagcataaaatgtttatacaaaaatgttttttattggtCCTTTTAAGACAATTGGTCCTGTATAAATAAGGAATGTTCTAAATTCACTAGCTTTCCAGTACTCAAATTCTTCAATAGTCCTCGCTAAACGGTTAAACTCAACaggaaaaaatgattttattttatttaattcatcagAAATAGCTTCCGGGTTGTCAAGATGCACTGATTTTTTACCTTTTACCCAAAATGCCAATAACCTCTTCATAACACCCAAACAAACGTTGTGCATATATTCTAATACAACAGAAGAACTCATATCAATGGGCAAGTATTCAAGTGGGCTTATATCTTTATGATAAAATTCATCTATCCTTAAAGGTGCATTCATATCTAAATATGCCATTTGATTATGAATAATATCTCCTTCAACTGTACATGAATTATATCTATGATATGAAATATGGcctttaacatttaaaataaaagcttTTGCTGAGGCAAGACATACAACCTGAACCaactcaaatttaaaaattttactatttatagttataccaGTAGATAAAATGTGTTTCATCTCATCTATAAACGGTCTAAGGTAATCATTACTTGAAGTTAGCTTTTTATATTTCCCATGGTACAGTTGTACTGGAATTACAGTTTGTGATAGgtacattttgtacattaaaaaatgatataagaATTGACCAAAGGCTTGATTTTGAACTAGACGTTAGAGGCAATCAACATTCATTGTTAGTTGTATTtggtaattttgaaaatgttcaagaTGTGCAGTTAAGAATTTAGACAACATAAATTCGATACCAAGATGTATATACGATCCTGAGTGAATACTTATAATAGTATGATCATTAATAGGTTTGGGAGTTTTTATTAAAGTTCAAGTAGCTTTAGGGAGATCAAGGCGCCTTCtgatcttaaaattaataagacagcatttaaacagttatttgaAACATGAAAATCGAGTATCCATTTACATAGTTTAACATCTAGAGAAGTTTTTTCTATTCTTTCAAGGttcaataaaatagaaatcTCAAAAATATCTTCGCTATTAACTGTTATACTAGAATTATTGACAAATTGTTGATTTAATGGTTGTAACATACTACtagttattgttaaatttatataaacattaggtTGACTTGATGGTATTATTTCGGCCTGTACTTGAGGTTTCACAACCTGATGATTTGTTAAACTTGATAGGTGGTCAGTTATTTCATTTTGTACACATCTTAATAAATGTCTTCTAGATATtgaatttccatttttttctcctaatctaatattaaaaaaaaaaaaaaacatgtttaatgACTAGGAATATGATAGGATAATATGCAATCTGatataaatgtgtaatttatttgttaattatgaattaatgtgtttatactttttacaccaaggttaaaattgttttataattaataaaatattatcatatttttataacttatataatatcaatttaaaaaaaatcgaataattattataaaataaagcatatattaaataataatgttaaatcatatcattgtatttcTCGTGATAGACGTAGGCTAGCATTTCTAAGCCAACATTTTGTATGGGTTTCAAAATCTATGGCGGTTCCATTGAATGTGTTCATGCACACACCTGAAAATTGTCACTAGGTATATTACATTACACAGTGTACACCGACGTATAAGATAtaagaaatatacaaaaattataactacctttataattttagtaatttctaAGTTTTCTAACTTATTGTTATTCCTGAAACCTGTCCATGAATACGTTGTACCTAATTCAATAGTAAAGAATCTAGTTAGAACTCTTTTGATAAAATGTTGAGCATTTAATCCACCTATTTGAATAACACTAGTAACCTATAACACAAGTTATAAttcaagtaaaaattaataccatcaactatattaataaaaatatatacgtagtacttaccacttttttttttcaaaatcattttcagttttaatttttttttctatttcatccAGACCTTCAATAATTTTCATTGGTATCAGACTGAAAAAATCATTTGCATTGATTCCCATCGAAGACCcagaatttaattttggttcTACAATTCTAACTTTGCATCAATCCTTTTTACATAAGTAAGAGTTGttgttatattttcaatcaaaatatttatctgaTTATTCTGTTTATTGGGAACTTGATCAGCTGTAAAAATATCAAGTGTAGAAAATTAATGGGAATAaggtaaataagtaaataattaaggaataagtaaataacttaataattagaAGTGTGGTTTTACAAAGTAAAATGTATGTCTTccatttatttcttttatttatgaaaatgcaccatagtatataaaaactaagatagaataaatttgaaaacaatgtaagtgaattttagtttaattttacctaaaataaaaaacctgggaatcaaaaaattttttttcaagaattccaacatcaaaaatgttatcatattgtcataaaatgtttagttttagaaaaatataatcaattaatagtaaatgaataaaaataaaaattaattttataatttttatagtaaacagtaattgataattttagatttaaaaacttgacacgttatgaacattttagtttatttattacaacacaAATAGGACACTTATGAATActattaatttagaattttgatACATACTAGATATGGATTGATAGAGTTTTTCTGGACTGGTTTTAGTAGACTCTACGTTTAAGTTTACAaaggaattattttttttattgctgtttttatttttattgggcTCATTGAAGTACTGCTGCATGCTACAACAAAAAAGTACAAATGAGCATACCACAATAATACAAGTATCCTGTAGATttcaactatttaaatattttgaacaggtcaatatttaaatataagagaTAAGATTTAAAACATTGGAATTTGTTTGAATCCTTAGATCATTCTTTATTATATGCGACTAATCAGACATCAGTTATATACTTTTATGGATTATTCATGtctttaaatcatttataatttagtatttacttatgTCTGTTGTTCGTCAATACAATTGTGATAAAAGTTCAACATACTTTACAGTAGTAATTACAgcttattttattgatatctatggtaataaccaatattaattgttttattagttagttcatatttatttttaatatatatatattttttgattaagtaATAACTTACTACATTCACTCTCGTCTTGAATATAGTTATTActacatgtttttttatttcttaagacGCCTGTAACCTCCATCACATTCAGACTCCGAGGCCGAAGCtgatataaaaatttctttccCTTTTATAGCAGCATCATCATAAGTGTCAAAGTAAATATAGAATACCAAACATTGATTATTGATTaggtaaataaaacattaaaaattcataaaatgtattttattgtgatcttgtatctattaaaaaatagataaggcacccacattataataaaatattcttattatttagaaaatttatAATACTGCATACCTTTTTTGGAtgtctaaaaatgtataggtacaaaaaaaattaggaaggatttaaatgtaacaaatgttttcaaatctctggatttacttataattttttgaagtctcaatattattaaattgatttaaataaattaaatttgtttactgTAAAACtgtgaaacaattttaacagGATACGTTGGCCAATCGTTTCCTATGTCAGCATGGTCGGCAATCATACTTTAAACATTACCAATTTTTGGCCATCTAGAAATCCACATTGTACAACATTGAATGAGCTAGTTGTGTGGAATAACtgaaaacttatataataacaattatagtagttatactattgtaaatttatcttcttgtataaataaaagactagagtttttttgtaattttaaattaaaataaaattatagtcaaTACATCACCTaacaaattttctattttctgtaTTAAGTAACTAAAATGAAAATCTCCAATATATGAGTATAAAAACGATAACTAATTAGATTATATTTGTTGATAGATATTAACCATTGGTAGCCTAAAGGTTAACCTTtggcataattatttataaaattataggtactaaagaagttaaattattaatagctctaataagtaggtatcataaatgttaatataaggtaggtattggtatttaaataattttaatacataggataaaattgtataaacacataaatatcttcataatatattataggtaccaaattaaatagtaaaaaatgctTATTACATTGGCACTATGTCACCAATTTGACATTAAATATAGTtgattaaatcatatatatacttgatttaatcataaaataattacctgtttaaagacatattttaatatttaacaatatataggtatcgaCGGAAACGCCGAACACGAAACAGCGATGTTCGATAAAATTGATTGGTATATTTAACTTAAACTGCCAAATTGCCAAACAGGTAAATTTAATGTTGTTGGTCACTTACTACTTAGcaataaaacttcaaaaacACAAGGTAACACAAGTAAACAGTAAACAGTGCGCGCGAGCAAATGACAATAATTAAGACGCGGGAAAAAATAAGAcaagaaactaaaaaattattacacacGTTATCTAGATCAGCGGTTCTCAACCTAGGATACGCGTACCCCTAGGGGTACGTGGCATGATCTCAAGGGGTACTTCcgcgaaaaaaaattgagtaatggaagaaaaagataaatttaatgtaactgAAATAGTTTGCtattaacgaaatatttaataattgtgtactGATTACAATGTAGAGTCTGCGATTTAATGTAATTaatgcaataaaattatatcgttatattatttatattcaaaattgatatTTGTGGTACGTGGTGAGTGGTAAAGGGGTACGTGAATGAAAAAACGTTGAGAACCACTGATCtagatggtattataatatatataatatacaatattacatattacatattatattatacataatatgtgtaataataaatgaccGGCCCTTATGGccaaccaaaataataatatgtatatattgccGCAGTTAATTAAGCTGAAaaccgtataaaataatatgcggtcctttgacaaaataataataatatagtatattgtgtggcaaggccGGGAAATGGCCTTCCCGCGCGAgacacacatactattttttgtcacgcccctGCGTTCATGGAAAAGgttatgcagggatctatgcaacaattatagactattctacaaaaacaatttcatagaagacattttattttatttcaaaattacaattttcactttgtatattttattattgtaactgataagattattatacaaattgcgtgaaataaacttactaacGCATCGTTCGACGCACTTATCTAGGAACagtgcaaattaaatatgtttaaat
This region includes:
- the LOC132947049 gene encoding LOW QUALITY PROTEIN: uncharacterized protein LOC132947049 (The sequence of the model RefSeq protein was modified relative to this genomic sequence to represent the inferred CDS: deleted 1 base in 1 codon) codes for the protein MYKMYLSQTVIPVQLYHGKYKKLTSSNDYLRPFIDEMKHILSTGITINSKIFKFELVQVVCLASAKAFILNVKGHISYHRYNSCTVEGDIIHNQMAYLDMNAPLRIDEFYHKDISPLEYLPIDMSSSVVLEYMHNVCLGVMKRLLAFWVKGKKSVHLDNPEAISDELNKIKSFFPVEFNRLARTIEEFEYWKASEFRTFLIYTGPIVLKGPIKTFLYKHFMLLICAIRLLISFKTAYTYNNFAKMFLRKFVTEYSVLYGKEYVGYNVYGLIHICDFMVLHRNLNAFSAFKYENYLQFVKKVAKMLDILFRIIEQINTTSTCTIKKYPILKTEIDYDPSVNKSINETFYKEIILENFTINVSSSKDNLICTKDYGIVKIIKIIKFLNGKIKIDVMKYNTSTVFQNHISSDIIKIFYTH